A portion of the Penaeus vannamei isolate JL-2024 unplaced genomic scaffold, ASM4276789v1 unanchor256, whole genome shotgun sequence genome contains these proteins:
- the LOC113818884 gene encoding uncharacterized protein isoform X5 encodes MISVSRQSRTRSVCQRLLQWASCRVPACLSSSACSESVDPSFSRQRSSLSKELRGSRGSKRGIASGAMAGWRRVVAAALLQLAFSRVLPADGSCYERGEQPIGRGYFNCSEPRLNFNDTQKELTMDFRNRNKNIVFTLSVNRTAGAFYLITRKDNEVINRTKLDLPDSSNELQLNINRSSVHAKTRGRWRKLDIPKTDEIFFLYIRFSHPPFCITCHGGDIWDNDKAIQPDTEQGAGHTNQATEQNGGDIWHNDKDDTTQNTEQGVVQTTRSTEQGVVQTTRSTEQSVVQTTQNTEQGIVPTTQTNEQDTEHQTVTLWPLCFILLPLLGLLLCKRTYLCGKMHLLCHDLRTCCRNTKGTTTGNEQEMSGRFHQAREEGNGMMHDTGNFEADEVETENDTYISADVVQGCGDEEYETVNDIYISADVHQSGSNEYETLTNI; translated from the exons ATGATCTCGGTTTCTCGTCAGTCACGGACGCGCAGCGTGTGTCAGAGGCTCTTGCAGTGGGCGTCTTGCCGTGTGCCTGCGTGCCTATCCTCATCTGCGTGTTCTGAATCGGTGGATCCCAGCTTTTCCCGGCAAAGGAGTTCCTTATCGAAGGAGCTACGAGGTTCCCGAGGATCGAAGCGTGGCATCGCGTCCGGTGCAATGGCCGGGTGGCGGAGGGTGGTCGCGGCGGCGCTCCTTCAGCTGGCCTTCTCACGCGTCCTTCCTGCAGACGGCA gtTGCTATGAAAGAGGGGAGCAACCAATAGGACGTGGATACTTCAACTGTTCAGAGCCACGTCTGAACTTCAATGACACTCAAAAGGAGCTCACAATGGACTTTcgtaacagaaacaaaaacattgTATTCACTCTGTCAGTCAACAGAACAGCCGGTGCCTTCTACCTCATTACTCGTAAAGATAATGAAGTAATAAACCGCACAAAGTTAGATCTACCTGATTCCTCAAATGAACTGCAACTGAACATCAACCGTTCAAGTGTGCACGCGAAGACTCGGGGAAGATGGCGGAAGCTGGACATTCCAAAGACAGACGAGATTTTCTTCTTGTACATCCGgttttcccaccctcctttctgcATCACGTGCC ACGGAGGAGACATCTGGGACAACGACAAAGCCATCCAACCAGACACTGAACAAGGCGCAGGGCACACCAATCAAGCCACTGAACAAA ACGGAGGAGACATCTGGCACAACGACAAAGACGACACCACCCAGAACACTGAACAAGGCGTCGTTCAAACCACTCGGAGCACTGAACAAG GCGTCGTTCAAACCACTCGAAGCACTGAACAAAGCGTCGTTCAAACCACTCAGAACACTGAACAAGGCATCGTTCCAACCACTCAGACCAACGAGCAAGACACGGAACACCAGACAG TTACATTGTGGCCGCTGTGTTTCATCCTGCTGCCACTATTGGGCCTCCTGCTGTGCAAACGAACGTACCTTTGCGGAAAGATGCACCTGCTGTGCCATGACCTCAGGACCTGTTGCCGCAACACGAAAGGAACTACGACGGGAAATGAGCAAGAAATGTCTGGACGTTTTCACCAAGCTCGGGAAGAAGGCAATGGAATGATGCATGACACAGGCAATTTTGAAGCAGATGAAGTTGAGACAGAAAATGACACGTACATTTCTGCTGATGTTGTCCAAGGATGTGGAGACGAGGAATACGAAACAGTGAATGACATTTACATTTCTGCTGATGTTCACCAATCCGGAAGCAACGAATATGAAACACTTACCAATATATGA
- the LOC113818884 gene encoding uncharacterized protein isoform X6 → MISVSRQSRTRSVCQRLLQWASCRVPACLSSSACSESVDPSFSRQRSSLSKELRGSRGSKRGIASGAMAGWRRVVAAALLQLAFSRVLPADGSCYERGEQPIGRGYFNCSEPRLNFNDTQKELTMDFRNRNKNIVFTLSVNRTAGAFYLITRKDNEVINRTKLDLPDSSNELQLNINRSSVHAKTRGRWRKLDIPKTDEIFFLYIRFSHPPFCITCHGGDIWDNDKAIQPDTEQGAGHTNQATEQNGGDIWHNDKDDTTQNTEQGVVQTTRSTEQSVVQTTQNTEQGIVPTTQTNEQDTEHQTVTLWPLCFILLPLLGLLLCKRTYLCGKMHLLCHDLRTCCRNTKGTTTGNEQEMSGRFHQAREEGNGMMHDTGNFEADEVETENDTYISADVVQGCGDEEYETVNDIYISADVHQSGSNEYETLTNI, encoded by the exons ATGATCTCGGTTTCTCGTCAGTCACGGACGCGCAGCGTGTGTCAGAGGCTCTTGCAGTGGGCGTCTTGCCGTGTGCCTGCGTGCCTATCCTCATCTGCGTGTTCTGAATCGGTGGATCCCAGCTTTTCCCGGCAAAGGAGTTCCTTATCGAAGGAGCTACGAGGTTCCCGAGGATCGAAGCGTGGCATCGCGTCCGGTGCAATGGCCGGGTGGCGGAGGGTGGTCGCGGCGGCGCTCCTTCAGCTGGCCTTCTCACGCGTCCTTCCTGCAGACGGCA gtTGCTATGAAAGAGGGGAGCAACCAATAGGACGTGGATACTTCAACTGTTCAGAGCCACGTCTGAACTTCAATGACACTCAAAAGGAGCTCACAATGGACTTTcgtaacagaaacaaaaacattgTATTCACTCTGTCAGTCAACAGAACAGCCGGTGCCTTCTACCTCATTACTCGTAAAGATAATGAAGTAATAAACCGCACAAAGTTAGATCTACCTGATTCCTCAAATGAACTGCAACTGAACATCAACCGTTCAAGTGTGCACGCGAAGACTCGGGGAAGATGGCGGAAGCTGGACATTCCAAAGACAGACGAGATTTTCTTCTTGTACATCCGgttttcccaccctcctttctgcATCACGTGCC ACGGAGGAGACATCTGGGACAACGACAAAGCCATCCAACCAGACACTGAACAAGGCGCAGGGCACACCAATCAAGCCACTGAACAAA ACGGAGGAGACATCTGGCACAACGACAAAGACGACACCACCCAGAACACTGAACAAG GCGTCGTTCAAACCACTCGAAGCACTGAACAAAGCGTCGTTCAAACCACTCAGAACACTGAACAAGGCATCGTTCCAACCACTCAGACCAACGAGCAAGACACGGAACACCAGACAG TTACATTGTGGCCGCTGTGTTTCATCCTGCTGCCACTATTGGGCCTCCTGCTGTGCAAACGAACGTACCTTTGCGGAAAGATGCACCTGCTGTGCCATGACCTCAGGACCTGTTGCCGCAACACGAAAGGAACTACGACGGGAAATGAGCAAGAAATGTCTGGACGTTTTCACCAAGCTCGGGAAGAAGGCAATGGAATGATGCATGACACAGGCAATTTTGAAGCAGATGAAGTTGAGACAGAAAATGACACGTACATTTCTGCTGATGTTGTCCAAGGATGTGGAGACGAGGAATACGAAACAGTGAATGACATTTACATTTCTGCTGATGTTCACCAATCCGGAAGCAACGAATATGAAACACTTACCAATATATGA